The segment TTACCAATGGAATGTACAGGAAGCGGGCATAAGACCCCAGCAACGGGCTTGCAAAGCTGAAGAAATGATGATAGTCCAGCTCATTGTTTTTGGTGAAAGGCACGGTGGTAATCATTCTCCGGACATCCTGGAAGGAGCTGGAAAAATCAATGGCAGTTAGTCCTTTTGAAGTGATGTATTGGCGAACCACCACATCTTCAGAGAAGAACAAAGTCAACCCCACAATCAAACCTAAGCCAATCTGGCCTAAAATCTTGAATTTTCCCGCTAACCCTTCTTTGTTCTTGCGGAATACTTTGATGTAGTCATCCAGAAACCCGATGGCACCCAACCAAACGGTAGAAACCAACATCAACAAAATATAAACGTTATCCAAACGGGCAAAAAGAAGCGTGGGTAACAGAATGGCTAACAGAATAATCAGACCACCCATGGTTGGCGTGCCTCTTTTCTCCAACTGCCCTTCCAGACCTAAATCACGGATAGTCTCTCCCACTTGCTTGCGATGTAGCAACCTAATGAGGCGTCCCCCGAAAATCATGGCTATCAAAAGTGACACCAGCGCAGCCAATCCGGCCCTGAACGAGATGTAGCGCATCACGCCCGCCCCGTAGAAGTCAAATTGCCTGTCTAGAAAATCAAAAAGGTAATACAGCATCTTTTCTTATTTTCAAAAGAAGGAAGGTCTTGCCCGACTCCTTTGGTCATGTTCTGTTTATCTGTCTTGCTTTTATTTCTGAAGCAACGCGAACGATTCCTGCAGCACCTGCTTGTCATCAAACGGAGAGCGAACGCCTTTCACCTCCTGGTAAGTTTCGTGCCCTTTGCCCGCCACCAGAATGATATCATCGGCTTCGGCTAACAATACCGCGGTTTTGATGGCTTCCCTGCGGTCTACAACTGAAAGTGATTTCTTTAAATCCGTGGGTTTCACCCCGGCTTGCATCTGGTTTAGAATCTCTTGCGGATCTTCATCGCGTGGGTTATCTGATGTTAAAATCACACGATCGCTCATTTTGGCAGCAATGTCAGCCATAACCGGACGCTTGGCGGCATCACGGTTACCGCCACATCCCACAATGGTGATCACCTTCTGCTCTGGCTTCCGGATCTGCTGAATGGTTTGCAGCACGTTTTCTAAGGCATCTGGCGTATGGGCGTAATCTACAATGCCGGTGATTTGTCCGGCAGACACCACGTAGTCAAAGCGGCCAGCGGCCGAGGTCAGGTTAGACAAACTGGCCAGAACTTCCTGCTTGTCTTCACCCAGCAAAGTGGCAGCGCCGTACACGGCCAGCAAATTATAAGCGTTGAAGGTGCCTATTAAGCGGAACCATACCTCTTGCCCTTCCAACTCTAGTTGTAAGCCTTGAATGGAGTTGTCCAGCAAACGGGCTTTGAAATCAGCTTCCTTGCGGAGGGCGTAAGTGTATTTGGTGGCTTTGGTATTCTGCAGCATCACCATGGCACGCTTGTCATCTGCGTTCACCAAGGCGAAGGCTTTTTTGGTCAGATGATCAAAAAACAGCTTTTTGGCCCGAATGTACTCGTCAAAGGTGCCGTGGTAGTCCAGGTGATCGTGAGTGATGTTAGTGAACACCGCTCCCGTGAACTGTACACCAGTTACGCGGTGCTGCACCAGGGCATGGGAACTCACTTCCATGAAGGCGTGGGTACAACCAGCTTTCACCATTTGTGCCAACAAGCTTTGCAGCGTAATTGCGTCTGGCGTAGTGTGAGACGCCGGAATTACCGTTTCGTTTATCTGGTTCTGCACCGTGGACAACAATCCGGCATTGTAGCCAAGGTCACGGTAAAGTTTATGTAAAAGCGTGACGCAGGTGGTTTTGCCATTAGTACCGGTCACCCCTACCAATTTCAGTTTCTTTGATGGGTTTCCGTAGAACTCAGCCGCTATATGGCCCATCGCCTCGGCGGCATTTGGTACCTGTACAAAGGTCACGTGCTCCGGGGTGTTTTGAGGCAATTCTTCGCAAAACACAGCTGAAACGCCCTGCTCTACCGCAGAGGCAATAAAGTCATGCCCATCACGGAGGGTGCCCCGGATAGCAAAGAAACCCACGCCCGGCCCTGCCTGACGAGAATCCATGGTTAACGCAGAAAGCTCGGGGTTAGTAGGCCCGAGCAATTGCGTTGGCTGGAGTACCTGCAGCAGGTTTTCTAGTTGCGCCATGTTTAGTTAGTGTAATGGTAATGGTTGTTCCTTTGGTGACAGGTTGTCCCGGCGGAATGCTCTGGCTCTCTACCCGACCTAGTCCGATGGCCCGTACTTTGATGCCATGGTTTCCTAACAGGTAAAGAGCGTCTCTAAGGGTCATGTCGGTGACATCGGGCACCTGCCCCATCTTCACCGGTACTGGTTTCAAGGCTACGGATTGTTTTTGGGTGTCTACCCGCACCCAATCTTCCTCTGGGCTCAACGGGTGAGCGCTAATGCCAAGTTTGTTGCAAAGGATGGTCAACTCCTCCTGGTTTCCGGCGTGCAAAACTGGTATTTTCGGCTGCACTCCTGCTGGATGACGCACCATGGGGGCGTGAATGGCTAAATCCTGCGCGTAGGCCTTGTCGGCTAGTTCGCGGAATACCGGGGCAGCCACGTCACCACCATATTGTGCATTTTTCTGCGGGCTGTCAATGATGACAATACAGCTGTACTTAGGTCTGTCAGCGGGGAAGTACCCCACAAAGGAGGTAGAGTATTTACGGGTGTATTTTCCGTTGATTACTTTCCGGGCGGTTCCGGTTTTACCTGCTACTTTGTAGTCTTCGCTTTTCAGGTTTTTGGCCGTTCCGTTCTCCACTACGCCTTCCATCATGGCTTTCAACTGCGCTATAGTCTCATCTGAGCAGATCTTCGGGTTCAGGACCTTAGTCTCATATGATTCCAGAATCTGATCGGCACGTTTGATGCTTTTCACGATCATGGGCTGCACTTTCACCCCGTTATTAGCCACGGCATTGTAAAACGCCAGGGTCTGCAACGGAGAGATTTTCAGCTCATAGCCAATGGCCATAGTAGAAAGCGACGGACGGCTCCAGCTACGGTCTTTTGGTGATTTGATGTAAGGCACGGCCTCCCCGTTCATCTGGAACCCAAGGGGCTGGTGTAAGCCGAATTTGTGCAGGTAATCCACGTACTTCTGCGGATTGCTTTCAAAGGTCTGCTGAATCAGCTTGGCTACCCCGATATTGGATGATTTTTCAAAAACCTGCTGTAAACTGATCTTGCCGTTTCCGTGGGTGTCTGTTTTCACGGCTCCGCCAATGCGCTCGGAACCGTTGCCAGTATCTACCGTGTCGGTGAGACTCATGTCAGTTTCTTCCAGCAGCGCCATCATAGAGGCCAGTTTAAAGGTAGAACCCGGCTCAGTACGACCCTGGTTACCCACTGCATAGTTGTAATCCTCAGTGTATACGCCTTCGCTCTGGCGACCCAAGTTGGCGATGGCTTTGATATGACCTGTACCTACTTCCATCAAGATCACGCATCCGTGGGCAGCGTCATTGATGGTCAACGCACGGTTTAGAGCGTTCTCAGCAACGTCTTGCAGGTTAATGTCAATAGTAGTCTGGATGTCAAAGCCGGGCATTGGTTTTACTTCGGTTCCGTCATTGATAGGCTTGTTCCCGCCTGCCATACGCTCATAAAGGGCTTCGCCATCTTTGCCAGCCAGGTGGCGGTTAAAGGAGAACTCCAACCCGGCGCCGTTACGGTCTTCGTTGATAAACCCGATGGTGCGTTTCGCAAGCGAACCAAACGGCAGGAAGCGGCGGTCAAGTTTTTCAAAAATCACCCCGCCCCTGTTTTTACCAGCTCTGAAAATTGGCCATTTAGCCATCATCTTCTTGTCCTGGTAATTAATAAGGCGGCCATTCAAACGCACGTACTTGCGTTTGGCACTGCGTGCGTTTTTGATTTTTCGCTTGTAATACTCTGGAGAACGGTCCCCGTAAAAGCGGGAAAGGTGAATAGCGAGAGAGTCAATCCCCTTAGAGAAAACATCCTCAGGGGAAATGGTGGGGTCAAAGGCTACCCGGTAAAATGGCAAAGAGGTAGCCATGATGCGGTCATCATTGGAGTAGATATTTCCGCGGGTGGCGTATACTGGCTGGTAATGGAACCGCTTCTCATTGGCAATTTCGCGCCAACGGTCACCGTCTTTGAACTGAATGTACCCTACTTTGTAAATAATCGCGAACGCGAAAAGACAGATCGCCAAAAAGGCCACCCGTACTCGCGTAACGATGGACCTCTTAATATTCATCTTTCTTCAGAACTACTTGAATGGGAGGGGTAGAACTTTCCATCAGGCCAAGCGGGGCCACGTTGCGGGCCACCTCAGACTGCTTACTCGCCTCCATGTACTCAGACTTCAACGTGGTGTAGTCGGCGCGAAGATCTTCGGTCTCGACTTTGGTTTTGTCAATCCGGCGGAGGGTACGGTCTGCGTAGTGGGTGTTGCCAATGTAGAACAAGGTCACGCCCATCAGGAAAAGCACCTTCGGCAAGTACCTAACCGGTAAGCCTTCGGCGAAGAACCAATCTACTTTGGTGTAGCGGTCCAGTAACTCAAACAAGCTGGTGCCCTTGTGGCGCGGCGGGCGGGCCGGACGTGGCTTTACTACCTGAGGCACTTCCCGCAGGGTGTTTGCCTTGGGCCGATTCACTTGTGGACGTACGGTGTTGACTGCCATAACTTAAATCGTAAAATGTGGTGCTTCCCTTCTATCTCTCTACTTCTTTGACGATTCTGGTGTCTCTCTTTTCACCGCCACCCGTAGTTTGGCACTGCGGGAGCGATTATTTTCCTGTAACTCCTGCGCACCCGGCACAATGGGTTTGCGGGTTACAGAATCCAAGGGTTTGATCTCATTCCCAAAGAAGTCTTTCTCCACTTCCCCAAAGAACTTGCCTTTGGCGATGTAGTTCTTTATCAACCGATCTTCCAGGGAATGGTAGGATATCACAGATAATCTACCACCCGGCTTCAGAACCTCCACGGCTTGCTCCAGCATTTCTTCCAAGGCTTTCAACTCATCGTTCACTTCAATGCGAAGCGCCTGAAACACCTGAGCCAGGTACTTGTTTTCTTTTCCTTTGGGTGTGCAACCAGCAATGGCCTTCTTGAAATCAGCGATGGTTTCAATAGTCTGCACGTTTCTGGCAGATACTACTTCCCGGGCCAGCGTCTTCGCGTTCTTCACCTCGCCATACAGCCCGAAGATGCGGTGCAGTTGCTCTTCTGAATACTCCAGTATAACCTGTTGCGCGGTAAGCGGACTGTCTTTGTCCATGCGCATGTCAAGCGGACCGTCAAAACGGGTGGAGAAGCCGCGCTCAGCGGTATTGAACTGGTGGGATGAAACGCCTAAATCAGCCAGGATGCCATCTACCTGCCGCGCGCCGTACAAACGCAGGTATTTCTTTAGGTACCGGAAGTTGGCTTTGACAAACGTGAAGTTATCGGAGATCAGTTTTTCGGCTTGTTTCTCGGCATCGGTGTCCTGGTCAAAGGAGTAAAGTTGCCCACCCTGCATCTTCTCCAGGATATGCGCTGAGTGGCCGCCACCGCCAAAGGTGACGTCTACGTAAATGCCGCCGGGTTTAATGGCCAACGCATCTACCGATTCCTGCAACAAAACGGGCTGGTGGTACTGCATAGGCTTTTATTCGGTTGGGGGTAAACTCGGTTGGTCGCCGAGAAACTTCTGCGCCAATTGCGAGAAATTCTGCTGGTCTTTAATTAAAAATGCGTCGTACTTGTCAGGGTTCCAGATTTCCACCCGGTTCCCGAGGCCTACCACAATGGCGTCTTTCTCAATCTCGGCGTACCGTACCATGGTGCGCGGCAAGATGAATCGCCCGGCAGCATCCAGCTCAATCTCGGTATTACCCCGGAAAAAATTCCGTTGAAAATGCCGATACTCTTCGTTGAACTCATTCAGACTTGCCACCCGGTCATAGATTGTCTTCCATTCTGTTTTGGGGTACAACACCAGGCAAGGCTCAAACCCGCGGGTCAACACCACCTGATTTCCGCATTCATCGGGCAGGTTGGATTTGATTTTGGCAGGCAGCACCAATCTTCCCTTCGGGTCTAGCTTACATTCGTATTCGCCGGAGAGGAAGTTCATGGTAGTTGAGGCAGTGACAACAGTCTTTGGTACAAAACAAAAGTACTAAAGGGCAGAGCAAAGTCAACCACAGTCTCCCACATTTTCCCACTTTGTGGATAAATCATGGTTATCCACTCCACTTATACACATTATCCACATTTTTCCCAGCCACTTTGGGATAAGTTATGGATAACGTTTTCAATATATTTGCTAAATAACACGTGAATACTTACTTAAACTTTTGATAAACAGTAGTTTAAAAGTTTTACCCAGCAACTTGGGGGATTAAATGTACTTGTGGCAGGAAGGTGGTGGAAAGTGGGTCAAAATTCCATATCTTTGCAGTATGAGAGGGAAACTTCAACCTATTGTGCTCTTAATGCTGGCCTTTTGCCTCCTGACGGGTTCCGTTGGGGTGGCGGCTACACAGCGTTTTTGTGCAATGTTGGGCATGGCTCCCTCTCAGGATGTTTCTCAGAAAATGGAGGAGATGGGCTGCTTCGCCGCCAGGAAAAAACCGGCTTGCCCTGAAGGAACAACCCAGGTGGACAAGACTCCTTGCTGCTCCGTTTCCACGACCCACCACAAGCTGGACATTCCTTCCACGCTGAAATTCAGCAAGGTGGAGTTTGTATCCCTTCCTCCGGCCTTAACCTCAGTTTTTCTTCTCCCGCCAGTAGCCACCGCTACCGTGGAAGATTCCTGGCCCTTCTATTCTGACACCTCGCCGCCTCTAGCGGGCCGAGACCTGCTGCATCGTCTGCACATCCTGAACATTTAAGTCCTTCATCTCTTCGCTCAGCCCTAGCCGGTTTTGCTGTGCTTTGGCTCCAGAACAGATGTTATACTTAAATGAAACCAACCCATGTTATCTTCTAAACGTCAGGCACTATTCGCTTTGACTTTATTTGGGCTCTTGCTTCCGCTCCTGGGAACAGCCCAATCTCTTGCCGGCCGCGTGGTAGATGCGGCTAACGGCACTCCCCTTATAGGTGCCTCGGTTATTTGGTTAGGCACCAGCCAAGCCACCAGCACCGATGCCAACGGGCATTTCACCTTAGCCCCCGCTCCTGCCGGAGAAACCGCGGTGCTTATCTCCTACATTGGTTACAAACCAGATACCGTGCAGGTACAGGGCCGCCCTCATATAGTAGTGCAGCTGCGGTCCATTACGTCTATTCAGGAAGTGACCATTACCGGAAAACAAGACCGCTACTCGGCCATGACGCCTACTAACTCTCAGATAATCACGGCCAAGGACTTAACTAAGTCTGCCTGCTGTAACCTGGCGGAGAGCTTTGAAACGAATGCCTCCGTAGAGGTTTCCACGTCAGATGCGGTTTCCGGCGCCAAGCAGATCCAGATGCTGGGCTTAGATGGCGCGTACACCTTAATGACCACTGACAACGTGCCCGCCCTGCGTGGCTTAGCGACGCCGTATCGCTTGAACTACTTGTCTGGTACTTATATAGACGCCATTGACATCATCAAAGGCACCGGCTCGGTGCTGAACGGCTATGAGTCTATCTCGGGTCAGGTGAACGTGCGCCTGAAAGATCCCGAGAAAACCGACCGGCTCCATGTGAACCTGTACGGCAACAGCCTGGCCAAGTGGGATGCCAACGTGAACACCTCCTTCACCCTCACGCCCAAACTGAGCACCGTGCTCATGCTGCATACCGACCAGCTCACCAACCGCGTAGACAACAACAATGATGGCTTCCTGGATCTGCCCTTGGGCAAACACTACAACGTGTTCAACAAGTGGAAGTACAACACCGGTAAGCAGTGGGTAGCTGAGATTGGCGTCCAGGCGTTGCGCGAAACCAGAATCGGGGGACAGGTAGGCTACCGTTCCGGCATGCCGCAGGAGGAAGGAAGCTTCTACGGTACCGAGTCGGAGACGGACCGGTTCAGTGGCTTTTCTAAGACGTCTTACACGTTCAAGAACAAGCCGTACCAGAGCATCGGCTTGATCTTATCCGGTGCCCGGCACGACTTTGACTCGCATTACGGCAGCAGAACCTACAATGGCTACCAGAACAGTGGCTTGGCGAATTTGATCTTCCAGTCGGCTTTTGGGAATACGGCACACACCTACAAAACCGGGTTAAGCTACCAGTATGAAGACTTCCAGGAGAACCTGGCTGGTCAACGCCTGAAGCGCCAAGAGCGGGTACCCGGAGCGTTTTTCGAATACATTTACCAAAACAGCACCAATCTGACCTTGGTGGGCGGTGTTCGGGCCGACCATCATAACCTGTACGGCTGGGTGTATACGCCCCGCTTCAACGTGAAATATGATTTCAACCCGAACTCTATTCTGCGTTTAGCGGCCGGTAAAGGCTTCAGGGTAGCCAACCCAATTGCGGAGAACGTGGCTTCGCTCATCAGCAACCGGGCCTTCTACTTCCAGAACAACCTGCAACCCGAGAAAGCCTGGAACATGGGCGGAAGCTTCACGCAGTACTTTGAGGTGGGCGAACGCAAAGGCGCCTTCATCACTGATTACTACTATACCACCTTCCAGAACCAGATTGTGCCGGACATGTACAGCAGCCCGTACCAGGTGGCATTCACGAACCTGAACGGACGCTCTTTCTCCAAAAGCTTCCAGGCGGAACTGCAGTATGAACTAACGTCAATGCTGGATGTGAAAGCGGCGTACAAGTACTTTGACGTGCGCACCACCTATAACGGAGAGCTTTTGCGGCGGCCGTTCATCCCAAATCATCGCGCCTTCCTGAACCTGGGCTTCGCAACACCTTTTGACAAGTGGCGCGCTGATTTAACGGGCCAGTGGTTCGGTAAAAGACCGGTACCGTCTATGGAGCACGACATGAACGAGCATGAAAGCTCCAACATGATGCGAACTGTTAGTCCTTACGCAGTGTTTAATGGGCAGATCACCCGGGCATTCAAACGCTGGGAAGTGTATGTGGGCGGCGAGAACCTGCTGGACTACAAACAAAAGAACCCGATCATCTCTGCCGACCGACCCTTCAGCCAGGACTTTGATGCCAGCATGGTGTGGGCGCCGGTGATTGGGCGCGTTATTTACGCCGGAATGCGCTTTACGTTGAAATAGGGAATGACTTAGTTTGTTTGTCTAAAAGAAGATGGCTTCGTTTTTGGCCTGATTTTGGTAAAACAACTCATAATCCCTCAGATAAAATTTAGCTTTTAACTTATATCTCTAATTCTTAATTATCTACCATGAAAACCCTTAAAATCTGGTTGTTTTCTTTAGTATTGACCGGTTTGGCAACTGTTGGCTTCGCGCAAGGCGGTAAAAAAGGCGAAGAAGTGAAAATCAAAACATCAGCGGTGTGCGGCATGTGCAAAGCCACCCTGGAGAAAGGTTTGGCCTATGAGAAAGGCGTAAATAAAGCCACCTTGGACGTGGAGTCTAAAATCTTAACGGTGTCTTACAACGGCGAGAAAACCTCGCTTGACAAAATCAAAAAAGCTGTGAACGAGTTAGGCTATGACGCTGATAACTCTCCGGCTGCGCCACGTGCCTATGACCGTCTGGATGCCTGCTGCAAAAAAGACGCGGTGCACTAAGATCATATATTCAGTTGTAAAAAAGTAAAGCCTGCCCATGTGAGCAGGCTTTACTTTTTTACAACTTTCCCCTATTTAGCCTGTTTTCTGAAAACAAGCCCCAAGCTGAGGGTGAGCAAGTTGATTCTCCATCCTTTTCTAAAGCTTGGTTCTTTCCTTCTCTTTGAAAAACGCCTTACCTTTAACCACACCAGCCTACCGCTGGCACCATACGCCATAATCCACCAACCACATGAAACCGGCGAAATATCTTCTTTCCCTCGCGTTATCTGTCACATACTCGCTTGCCATTGCCCAGCACCAACTGCCCATGCCGCGCAACATCGCGGCGGCCTACCAGAAAGGCACCCGCAGCCTGGACGGTTCCCCCGGGAAAAGCTACTGGCAAAATACCGCCGACTATACCATCAAGATTGATTTTGACCCGTTTTCTAGAAAACTGGCCGGAACCGTAGACATCGATTACACCAACAACAGCCCTGACACCCTGAAGCAGATTGTCTTCAAGCTGTACCCCAACTATTACCAGAAAGGGGCACCCCGTGCCAATACCATAGCTCCCGAAGATGTAAGCGAAGGCGTGAAGATTGAACACTTCAGCGTAAACCAGGAAGCGCAGGATGTACGAAAACTTCGCATTGACGCTACCAACCTCACCCTCCGGGTCAAACCTATTCCTCCTAAGCAGAAAGCGAAGTTCTACATCGCTTACAACTACATCCTGAACGCCGGCTCGCACATGCGCACCGGGCAGGTAGAC is part of the Rufibacter tibetensis genome and harbors:
- a CDS encoding FtsL-like putative cell division protein, with the translated sequence MAVNTVRPQVNRPKANTLREVPQVVKPRPARPPRHKGTSLFELLDRYTKVDWFFAEGLPVRYLPKVLFLMGVTLFYIGNTHYADRTLRRIDKTKVETEDLRADYTTLKSEYMEASKQSEVARNVAPLGLMESSTPPIQVVLKKDEY
- a CDS encoding penicillin-binding protein, which codes for MNIKRSIVTRVRVAFLAICLFAFAIIYKVGYIQFKDGDRWREIANEKRFHYQPVYATRGNIYSNDDRIMATSLPFYRVAFDPTISPEDVFSKGIDSLAIHLSRFYGDRSPEYYKRKIKNARSAKRKYVRLNGRLINYQDKKMMAKWPIFRAGKNRGGVIFEKLDRRFLPFGSLAKRTIGFINEDRNGAGLEFSFNRHLAGKDGEALYERMAGGNKPINDGTEVKPMPGFDIQTTIDINLQDVAENALNRALTINDAAHGCVILMEVGTGHIKAIANLGRQSEGVYTEDYNYAVGNQGRTEPGSTFKLASMMALLEETDMSLTDTVDTGNGSERIGGAVKTDTHGNGKISLQQVFEKSSNIGVAKLIQQTFESNPQKYVDYLHKFGLHQPLGFQMNGEAVPYIKSPKDRSWSRPSLSTMAIGYELKISPLQTLAFYNAVANNGVKVQPMIVKSIKRADQILESYETKVLNPKICSDETIAQLKAMMEGVVENGTAKNLKSEDYKVAGKTGTARKVINGKYTRKYSTSFVGYFPADRPKYSCIVIIDSPQKNAQYGGDVAAPVFRELADKAYAQDLAIHAPMVRHPAGVQPKIPVLHAGNQEELTILCNKLGISAHPLSPEEDWVRVDTQKQSVALKPVPVKMGQVPDVTDMTLRDALYLLGNHGIKVRAIGLGRVESQSIPPGQPVTKGTTITITLTKHGATRKPAAGTPANAIARAY
- a CDS encoding heavy-metal-associated domain-containing protein, whose product is MKTLKIWLFSLVLTGLATVGFAQGGKKGEEVKIKTSAVCGMCKATLEKGLAYEKGVNKATLDVESKILTVSYNGEKTSLDKIKKAVNELGYDADNSPAAPRAYDRLDACCKKDAVH
- a CDS encoding TonB-dependent receptor, whose amino-acid sequence is MLSSKRQALFALTLFGLLLPLLGTAQSLAGRVVDAANGTPLIGASVIWLGTSQATSTDANGHFTLAPAPAGETAVLISYIGYKPDTVQVQGRPHIVVQLRSITSIQEVTITGKQDRYSAMTPTNSQIITAKDLTKSACCNLAESFETNASVEVSTSDAVSGAKQIQMLGLDGAYTLMTTDNVPALRGLATPYRLNYLSGTYIDAIDIIKGTGSVLNGYESISGQVNVRLKDPEKTDRLHVNLYGNSLAKWDANVNTSFTLTPKLSTVLMLHTDQLTNRVDNNNDGFLDLPLGKHYNVFNKWKYNTGKQWVAEIGVQALRETRIGGQVGYRSGMPQEEGSFYGTESETDRFSGFSKTSYTFKNKPYQSIGLILSGARHDFDSHYGSRTYNGYQNSGLANLIFQSAFGNTAHTYKTGLSYQYEDFQENLAGQRLKRQERVPGAFFEYIYQNSTNLTLVGGVRADHHNLYGWVYTPRFNVKYDFNPNSILRLAAGKGFRVANPIAENVASLISNRAFYFQNNLQPEKAWNMGGSFTQYFEVGERKGAFITDYYYTTFQNQIVPDMYSSPYQVAFTNLNGRSFSKSFQAELQYELTSMLDVKAAYKYFDVRTTYNGELLRRPFIPNHRAFLNLGFATPFDKWRADLTGQWFGKRPVPSMEHDMNEHESSNMMRTVSPYAVFNGQITRAFKRWEVYVGGENLLDYKQKNPIISADRPFSQDFDASMVWAPVIGRVIYAGMRFTLK
- a CDS encoding UDP-N-acetylmuramoyl-L-alanyl-D-glutamate--2,6-diaminopimelate ligase — translated: MAQLENLLQVLQPTQLLGPTNPELSALTMDSRQAGPGVGFFAIRGTLRDGHDFIASAVEQGVSAVFCEELPQNTPEHVTFVQVPNAAEAMGHIAAEFYGNPSKKLKLVGVTGTNGKTTCVTLLHKLYRDLGYNAGLLSTVQNQINETVIPASHTTPDAITLQSLLAQMVKAGCTHAFMEVSSHALVQHRVTGVQFTGAVFTNITHDHLDYHGTFDEYIRAKKLFFDHLTKKAFALVNADDKRAMVMLQNTKATKYTYALRKEADFKARLLDNSIQGLQLELEGQEVWFRLIGTFNAYNLLAVYGAATLLGEDKQEVLASLSNLTSAAGRFDYVVSAGQITGIVDYAHTPDALENVLQTIQQIRKPEQKVITIVGCGGNRDAAKRPVMADIAAKMSDRVILTSDNPRDEDPQEILNQMQAGVKPTDLKKSLSVVDRREAIKTAVLLAEADDIILVAGKGHETYQEVKGVRSPFDDKQVLQESFALLQK
- the rsmH gene encoding 16S rRNA (cytosine(1402)-N(4))-methyltransferase RsmH, whose product is MQYHQPVLLQESVDALAIKPGGIYVDVTFGGGGHSAHILEKMQGGQLYSFDQDTDAEKQAEKLISDNFTFVKANFRYLKKYLRLYGARQVDGILADLGVSSHQFNTAERGFSTRFDGPLDMRMDKDSPLTAQQVILEYSEEQLHRIFGLYGEVKNAKTLAREVVSARNVQTIETIADFKKAIAGCTPKGKENKYLAQVFQALRIEVNDELKALEEMLEQAVEVLKPGGRLSVISYHSLEDRLIKNYIAKGKFFGEVEKDFFGNEIKPLDSVTRKPIVPGAQELQENNRSRSAKLRVAVKRETPESSKK
- the mraY gene encoding phospho-N-acetylmuramoyl-pentapeptide-transferase; translation: MLYYLFDFLDRQFDFYGAGVMRYISFRAGLAALVSLLIAMIFGGRLIRLLHRKQVGETIRDLGLEGQLEKRGTPTMGGLIILLAILLPTLLFARLDNVYILLMLVSTVWLGAIGFLDDYIKVFRKNKEGLAGKFKILGQIGLGLIVGLTLFFSEDVVVRQYITSKGLTAIDFSSSFQDVRRMITTVPFTKNNELDYHHFFSFASPLLGSYARFLYIPLVIIIITAVSNGANITDGIDGLAAGTSAIIGTTLAVFAWVSGNSVFADYFDIMYIPNTGELVIFCTAFVGACVGFLWYNSYPAQVFMGDTGSLSIGGIIAVLALILRKELLIPILCGIFLVENLSVMLQVSYFKYTKRKYGEGRRIFKMSPLHHHYQKLGYHESKIVSRFWTVGIMLAILTLVTLKLR
- the mraZ gene encoding division/cell wall cluster transcriptional repressor MraZ, giving the protein MNFLSGEYECKLDPKGRLVLPAKIKSNLPDECGNQVVLTRGFEPCLVLYPKTEWKTIYDRVASLNEFNEEYRHFQRNFFRGNTEIELDAAGRFILPRTMVRYAEIEKDAIVVGLGNRVEIWNPDKYDAFLIKDQQNFSQLAQKFLGDQPSLPPTE